From one Psilocybe cubensis strain MGC-MH-2018 chromosome 13, whole genome shotgun sequence genomic stretch:
- a CDS encoding Hydroxyquinol 1,2-dioxygenase: MAKTAFSLAEEVKAMNRNCQNDRLKFLIDKLVDHLHAYVVETSLTADEWSAAIHFLGEAGKVCAETRQEFDILSGVLGVTTLVEDINNGKPAGATEPALLGPFFKEDAHKVENGDSIASEGKGDYLYVEGRVLDLQGNPVANATIDTWEADSSGLYDFQYENQEDCRGRLHTAEDGSFSFRAIVPVPYPIPEDGPAANLLTSLGRHVYRPAHLHFVISAPGYESVTTQFYFKGDPYLTSDATFGVKPSLIVTPEIVEDLALSKARGFKDAKPHTYIKKDFVLVTPEQGINARAAVAAQN; the protein is encoded by the exons ATGGCAAAAACGGCCTTTTCGCTCGCAGAGGAGGTGAAGGCTATGAACCGTAACT GCCAGAACGACCGCCTGAAATTCCTAATCGACAAACTT GTTGACCATCTTCACGCATACGTTGTCGAAACGTCATTAACGGCGGATGAATGGAG TGCGGCGATCCACTTCCTCGGAGAGGCAGGGAAGGTGTGCGCAGAGACTCGTCAGG AGTTTGATATCCTTTCTGGTGTCCTCGGTGTAACGACCCTCGTGGAAGATATCAATAACGGGAAACCGGCGGGAGCCACGGAGCCTGCCCTTCTTGGTCCATTCTTCAAAGAGGACGCACATAAAG TCGAGAACGGCGACTCCATCGCATCCGAAGGAAAGGGTGACTATCTATACGTCGAAGGGCGCGTGCTCGACCTCCAGGGCAATCCAGTCGCCAACGCGACGATCGATACATGGGAGGCAGATAGCTCTGGTTTATACGATTTCCAG TATGAAAACCAGGAAGATTGCCGAGGGCGTCTACACACAGCTGAGGACGGTTCATTCTCATTCCGCGCCATTGT CCCAGTACCGTACCCCATCCCCGAGGACGGTCCTGCAGCAAACCTTCTCACATCGCTGGGAAGACACGTCTATCGGCCCGCACACCTCCACTTCGTCATCAGC GCGCCAGGATACGAATCCGTGACGACCCAGTTCTATTTCAAAGGCGACCCCTACCTCACATCCGACGCTACATTCGGCGTCAAACCCTCGCTAATCGTG ACCCCTGAAATTGTCGAAGACCTTGCGCTGTCAAAGGCGCGTGGATTCAAAGACGCCAAACCCCATACGTATATCAAAAAGGACTTTGTGCTAGTAACTCCAGAGCAAGGTATCAATGCACGCGCAGCTGTCGCAGCGCAGAACTAG